One window from the genome of Faecalibacterium sp. HTF-F encodes:
- the fucO gene encoding lactaldehyde reductase, translated as MADRIVLNTISYHGHGAIENIVPELTARGYKKAFVCSDPDLIKFGVTKKVTDLLDAANFAYAVYSEIKPNPTIANVQDGVAAFKAAEADCIVTIGGGSSMDTAKAIGIIINNPEFADVRSLEGVAPTKKHAVFTIAVPTTAGTAAEVTINYVITDVEKKRKFVCVDTNDIPEIAVVDPDMMSSMPKGLTAATGMDALTHAIEGYITKGHCVISDMFHLEAIKLISQSLRGAVQNTPEGREGMALGQYIAGMGFSNVGLGIVHSMAHGLSALYDTPHGVACAILLPVGLEYNKSVAGERYRAVGKAMGVVGIDEMNDVEAADATIAAVKQLSADVGIPANLHGILKEEDIQFLAESAFADACRPGNPRDTSVEEIVELYKSQL; from the coding sequence ATGGCTGACCGCATCGTTCTGAATACCATCTCCTACCATGGCCACGGTGCCATTGAGAACATCGTTCCCGAACTGACCGCCCGCGGCTACAAGAAGGCATTCGTCTGCTCCGACCCCGACCTGATCAAGTTCGGCGTCACCAAGAAGGTCACCGATCTGCTGGATGCTGCAAACTTTGCCTACGCTGTTTACAGCGAGATCAAGCCCAACCCCACCATCGCCAACGTGCAGGACGGCGTGGCCGCTTTCAAGGCTGCTGAGGCTGACTGCATCGTGACCATCGGCGGCGGCTCCTCCATGGATACCGCAAAGGCCATCGGCATCATCATCAATAACCCCGAGTTTGCGGATGTCCGCTCTCTGGAAGGTGTTGCTCCCACCAAGAAGCACGCGGTGTTCACCATCGCTGTTCCCACCACCGCCGGCACTGCTGCCGAGGTCACCATCAACTACGTCATCACCGATGTGGAGAAGAAGCGCAAGTTCGTCTGCGTGGATACCAACGATATCCCCGAGATCGCTGTGGTTGACCCCGATATGATGTCCTCCATGCCCAAGGGCCTGACCGCCGCCACCGGCATGGACGCTCTGACCCACGCCATCGAGGGCTACATCACCAAGGGCCACTGCGTCATCTCCGATATGTTCCATCTGGAAGCCATCAAGCTCATCAGCCAGAGCCTGCGCGGCGCTGTACAGAACACCCCGGAAGGCCGCGAGGGCATGGCTCTGGGCCAGTACATCGCCGGCATGGGCTTCTCCAATGTGGGTCTGGGCATCGTCCACTCCATGGCACACGGCCTGTCCGCTCTGTATGACACCCCGCACGGTGTGGCCTGCGCCATCCTGCTGCCGGTGGGTCTGGAGTACAACAAGAGCGTCGCCGGTGAGCGCTACCGCGCAGTCGGCAAGGCCATGGGCGTTGTGGGCATCGACGAGATGAACGATGTGGAAGCCGCTGACGCCACCATCGCCGCCGTCAAGCAGCTGAGCGCAGACGTGGGCATCCCCGCAAACCTGCACGGCATCCTGAAGGAAGAGGATATCCAGTTCCTCGCCGAGTCCGCATTTGCAGACGCCTGCCGTCCCGGCAACCCCCGCGACACCAGCGTGGAGGAGATCGTGGAGCTGTATAAGAGCCAGCTGTGA
- a CDS encoding GntR family transcriptional regulator produces the protein MGEQFDASRPIYAQLVERLKARILAGTYPPGGHLDSVRDLAAAAGVNPNTMQRALAQLETEGLVHTERTAGRYVTEDIALIEQLRADTARTLASDFLEKMRGIGYSPAQAAALLEHWDAKEDRNE, from the coding sequence ATGGGCGAACAGTTTGATGCCAGCCGCCCGATCTATGCCCAGCTTGTGGAACGGCTGAAGGCCCGGATCCTGGCCGGCACCTACCCGCCGGGCGGGCATCTGGATTCGGTACGGGATCTGGCCGCAGCCGCCGGGGTAAACCCAAACACGATGCAGCGGGCCCTTGCCCAGCTGGAGACGGAAGGTCTGGTGCACACCGAACGCACCGCAGGCCGCTATGTTACGGAGGACATTGCATTGATCGAACAGCTTCGTGCCGACACCGCCCGGACGCTGGCGTCGGATTTTCTGGAAAAGATGCGCGGCATCGGCTACAGTCCCGCACAGGCGGCCGCGCTTTTGGAACACTGGGACGCAAAGGAGGACCGCAATGAGTGA
- a CDS encoding ABC transporter ATP-binding protein, with the protein MSELLSCEALTKCYQKDKTALENVDLHIGFGRIVGLLGPNGSGKTTLIKLANGLLQPSAGSIRIAGMTPGPDTKAIVSYLPDADWLPDWMRVEQLVEMFREFYADFDPAKANEMLARLELEPKARLKTLSKGSKEKVQLILAMSRAAKLYLLDEPIGGVDPAARDYILSTILNNYSRDATVILSTHLIGDIEPILDEAVFLKDGRVFAHRNAEELRETEGMSVDAYFREVFKC; encoded by the coding sequence ATGAGTGAACTTTTGAGCTGTGAAGCACTGACCAAGTGCTACCAGAAGGATAAGACCGCACTGGAAAATGTAGACCTGCACATCGGCTTTGGCCGCATCGTGGGGCTGCTTGGCCCCAACGGCAGCGGCAAGACCACCCTCATCAAGCTGGCGAACGGTCTGCTGCAGCCCAGTGCAGGCAGCATCCGGATCGCCGGCATGACCCCCGGGCCGGACACCAAAGCCATCGTGTCCTATCTGCCGGACGCCGACTGGCTGCCGGACTGGATGCGTGTGGAGCAGCTGGTGGAAATGTTCCGCGAATTTTATGCCGATTTTGACCCCGCCAAGGCGAACGAAATGCTGGCCCGGCTGGAACTGGAACCGAAGGCGCGGCTCAAGACCCTGTCCAAGGGCAGCAAGGAAAAGGTGCAGCTGATCCTGGCCATGAGCCGCGCCGCAAAGCTCTACCTGCTGGATGAGCCCATTGGCGGCGTGGACCCTGCCGCCCGGGACTACATCCTGAGCACCATCCTGAACAACTACAGCCGGGATGCGACCGTCATTCTATCCACCCACCTCATCGGCGATATCGAGCCCATTCTGGACGAAGCCGTCTTTTTGAAGGATGGCCGGGTGTTCGCCCACCGCAATGCCGAAGAGCTGCGCGAGACCGAGGGCATGAGCGTGGATGCATATTTCCGGGAGGTATTCAAATGCTGA